The region TGTACGTTCAGTAGTAACGTGTGACTCTGACTTCGGTTGTTGTTCACTATGTTACGGCCGTGACCTAGCTCGTGGTCACCTAGTTAACCAAGGTGAAGCAGTAGGTGTTATCGCTGCACAGTCAATCGGTGAACCAGGTACACAGCTAACGATGCGTACGTTCCACATCGGTGGTGCGGCATCGACAGCAGCAGCAGAAAACAGCATCAAAGCGAAAAACAAAGGTTCTGTTAAACTGCACAATGCTAAATTCGTAGTAAACAAAGAAGGTAAGCTAGTAATCACATCTCGTGCTTCTGAGCTAACCATCATTGACGAATTCGGTCGTACTAAAGAGAAACACAAACTGCCTTACGGTTCTCACCTAAGCAAACACGACAACGATGGTGTTGAAGTAGGTGACGTAGTTGCTAACTGGGAAGCACACACACTGCCAATCATCACTGAAGTGGCAGGTCGCATCCAGTTCGTTGACATGATCGACGGCGTAACTGTTTCTCGCCAGACAGATGACCTAACTGGTCTATCTTCTAGCGAAGTAACTGATGCAGCAGCTCGTCCATCAGCAGGTAAAGATATGCGTCCAGCTATCAAACTTGTTGATGAGAAAGGTAAAGATGTATTGATCCCTGGTACTGATATGCCAGCACAATACTTCCTACCTGGTAAAGCGATTGTGAACATCGAAGATGGCGCAGAAGTAAACGTGGGTGATACGCTTGCACGTATTCCACAAAAATCTGGCGGTAACAAAGACATCACCGGTGGTCTACCACGCGTTGCTGACTTGTTTGAAGCTCGTAAGCCTAAAGAGCCTGCAATTCTTGCTGAGTACACAGGTACTGTGTCATTCGGTAAAGAAACGAAAGGTAAACGTCGTCTAGTGATTACACGTGACGGTGGTGATGCTTACGAAGAGATGATTCCTAAACATCGTCAGTTGAACGTGTTCGAAGGTGAACGCGTTGAACGTGGTGACGTGATTGCGGATGGTCCAGAGTCTCCACATGACATTCTACGTCTACGTGGTATTCACGCTGTGACTCAGTACATCACTAACGAAGTGCAGGAAGTATACCGTCTACAAGGCGTTAAGATTAACGATAAGCACATTGAAACTATCGTTCGTCAAATGCTACGTAAGTGTACTATCACTCACGCTGGGGATTCTGAATTCCTACCGGGTGAACAAGTTGAATACGCTCAAGTTAAAGTGGCAAACCGTAAACTAGAAGCTGAAGGCAAAGAGCCTGCACGTATTGAACGTGAGCTACTAGGTATTACTAAAGCGTCTCTTGCAACTGAGTCATTCATCTCTGCTGCATCGTTCCAAGAAACAACTCGCGTTCTTACTGAAGCAGCTGTATCTGGTAAACGTGATGAGCTACGTGGTCTGAAAGAGAACGTAATTGTTGGTCGTCTGATCCCAGCTGGTACTGGTTTCGCATACCACCAAGAGCGTCAAGCGAAACGCGAAGCACAAAAAGAAGGTCCATCTGTTGAACAAGCAACAGATAACCTTGCTGCTCTGCTAAACGCTGGTTTCTCTTCTGACGAGTAATCGATAGCGCTAAAAAAAAGGCACCCTCGGGTGCCTTTTTTGTTGCTTGTCGTTTACGAAGTGTTGTCAACGCAAGTTTAATCAGCCGCTGGTTTAAGCGCCTGGAGGCACCGCAAGACTGTCAGCAATTAACTGAATTAAGGAATCTTCAATACCAAAACGTTGTTCGAGCACTTCTCCCACTTCAGAGAGATCGTGGTCGAGATCCTCTAAGTCTTCGTCATCTGTAATGGTGGCGTACTTATCAGTGAAACTGAGCAAAGGCTCGTTAGTTTCAATGATATCTCCGTATGTTGCATTAATATCATCCGTTGCATGGAATCCAGTGGCATGCCACTTGTTCATTACCATGTCATAGATTTTGAAGTGGCCTTCAGAAATGTAATCGACGAGATCTTGGCAAAACACTTGTAGCTCAATAGGTGATGGAAGTTCTTCTATCGTTGCTTTAGCAGCACTCGGCTGCATATTAGCTAGCTTACAATAGGCGACGATCAGCACTTGTCTCTTGTTTAACCAATGGTCAATAACGTCGCTGGAGCCACCCCACTGTTCTTGAGTTTTTTTCAGTTTTTTTAGCATGACAATGCCCTCATGGCTCATCATCAAATGATGATTATTCTTGGCTCATAGGTATTAAAGGTGGAAAAAAACCTATTGGGTATACAAGAATTTATAGAACATTTAATCGACAACTACAAACTCTGGTATGAAATCAGATTGCCAGTAAAATGGTGTAACTTCAAGAAGTGAGGATTGGATATGTTAAAGAATAGTGACGAGAAAACCGCTTATTGGTGTGTTGTTTCAGGAACTGATGTGTGGAGTATTGATGGAGATATCCCTTTTGGCAGTGCGGAGCAGTTCCAACTTCCTGTATCACAAGCGGTTCAGATCGGTAGTTACCAAGATTCACCGGTGTACTGGCTTAATGCTGACGAACTTGAAACGATTCCTGAATTGGTTTCGCTACGGAGCTTATTAGGGCTTGATACCACAAGGTTTCATCTACTTAGCAAAGCTGTGCAATATGGGCATATGACTCAATCGCAACGTTTTTGTCCAAATTGTGGCGGACGTAACTATTTCAATCATAGCCAAAATGCAATGCAGTGCCAGGATTGCCGTACGCTGCATTACCCTCGTATTTCTCCTTGTGTGATTGTTGCGGTACGTAAAGAGAATCAAATTTTACTCGCTCAGCATCCACGCCATAAAACAGGTATGTATACCGTGATTGCGGGTTTTGTCGAATCGGGTGAGACGCTAGAAGAGTGTGTTGCGCGCGAAGTTAAGGAAGAGACTGGCCTTGAGATTACCAATATCCGCTATTTTGGCAGTCAACCTTGGGCGTTCCCTTCCAATATGATGATGGGTTTCCTTGCAGACTATGCTGGTGGCGAGGTTAAGCCTGATTATAGTGAGCTAAGTGATGCTCAATGGTTTAGTCCTGATACGTTGCCTGAATTGGCACCTAAGGGAACCATTGCTCGTGAATTAATCGAACATACCGTCACAACCATACTTGAGCAAAACAGATAAAAAAAGCCCTCCAGAAGGAGGGGGTAAGT is a window of Vibrio porteresiae DSM 19223 DNA encoding:
- the rsd gene encoding sigma D regulator — encoded protein: MLKKLKKTQEQWGGSSDVIDHWLNKRQVLIVAYCKLANMQPSAAKATIEELPSPIELQVFCQDLVDYISEGHFKIYDMVMNKWHATGFHATDDINATYGDIIETNEPLLSFTDKYATITDDEDLEDLDHDLSEVGEVLEQRFGIEDSLIQLIADSLAVPPGA
- the nudC gene encoding NAD(+) diphosphatase; translated protein: MLKNSDEKTAYWCVVSGTDVWSIDGDIPFGSAEQFQLPVSQAVQIGSYQDSPVYWLNADELETIPELVSLRSLLGLDTTRFHLLSKAVQYGHMTQSQRFCPNCGGRNYFNHSQNAMQCQDCRTLHYPRISPCVIVAVRKENQILLAQHPRHKTGMYTVIAGFVESGETLEECVAREVKEETGLEITNIRYFGSQPWAFPSNMMMGFLADYAGGEVKPDYSELSDAQWFSPDTLPELAPKGTIARELIEHTVTTILEQNR